The proteins below are encoded in one region of Shewanella putrefaciens:
- a CDS encoding SulP family inorganic anion transporter yields MFDLIRHKTSSHKADVLSGLTVALALIPEAVAFAFVAHVEPMVGLYAAFIMGLITALIGGRPGMISGATGAMAVVMVSLVVEHGVQYLFAAVVLAGLIQIAAGVCKLGKFIRIVPYPVMIGFVNGLAIVIFLAQLGQFKVKDASGNLVWLPQEPLMLMLGLVALTMAIIYFLPKITTAVPSSLVAILAVTAIAVSLDLDTRNVLDFLKTMSGDEHATIAGSLPSFAIPAVPFNFETLYIILPYSFILAAVGLIESLLTLTVIDEMTNTRGRSNRECVGQGVGNITSGFFGAMGGCAMIGQSMININSGGRGRLSGITAAIALLIFILFGASFIEIIPLAALVGVMFIVVLGTFEWASFKFMGKVPKHDAFVIVLVTTVTVFTDLAFAVFVGVVVSALVFAWQHAKHISVNVSQNAQGWKVYELNGPLFFGSIANFLELFDASQDPQDVVIDFKNSRVADHSALEAIDTLAERYVNAGKKLHLIHLSADCKALLRKAGDLVEVNLLDDPHYKVADDKLDS; encoded by the coding sequence ATGTTTGATCTCATTCGCCACAAAACGTCTAGTCATAAAGCCGATGTGCTTTCTGGTTTAACAGTCGCACTCGCACTTATTCCTGAAGCGGTTGCCTTTGCCTTTGTCGCCCATGTAGAGCCTATGGTTGGACTTTATGCCGCCTTTATCATGGGACTTATTACAGCATTAATTGGTGGCCGTCCAGGAATGATTTCAGGCGCCACTGGTGCAATGGCCGTCGTGATGGTTTCCCTTGTGGTGGAACACGGCGTACAGTATCTTTTTGCCGCTGTGGTACTCGCAGGATTGATCCAAATTGCTGCAGGTGTATGTAAACTCGGTAAATTTATCCGCATTGTGCCTTATCCTGTGATGATAGGCTTCGTCAACGGGCTTGCGATTGTTATTTTCTTAGCGCAACTTGGGCAATTTAAAGTCAAGGATGCCAGCGGTAATTTAGTCTGGCTACCCCAGGAACCATTAATGCTCATGTTAGGTTTAGTAGCCCTAACGATGGCCATTATTTATTTTTTACCAAAGATCACCACTGCGGTGCCTTCATCATTAGTCGCTATTTTGGCTGTCACGGCAATTGCTGTCAGCTTAGATCTCGACACCCGTAACGTATTAGACTTTCTAAAAACCATGAGCGGCGATGAACATGCGACTATTGCCGGCTCATTGCCAAGTTTCGCCATTCCTGCCGTCCCATTTAATTTTGAAACCTTGTATATCATTTTGCCCTATTCATTCATCCTTGCAGCGGTTGGACTCATTGAATCACTACTGACGCTCACGGTGATCGATGAAATGACCAATACCCGCGGACGCAGTAATAGAGAGTGTGTTGGACAAGGCGTAGGTAACATTACCAGTGGCTTTTTTGGCGCCATGGGTGGCTGTGCCATGATAGGCCAGTCGATGATTAACATTAATTCGGGAGGACGCGGCAGATTATCTGGCATTACTGCAGCTATCGCACTGCTGATTTTTATTTTATTTGGTGCCTCTTTCATTGAGATCATCCCATTAGCTGCACTAGTCGGAGTAATGTTTATTGTGGTACTCGGCACTTTCGAATGGGCCAGCTTTAAATTTATGGGTAAAGTGCCAAAACATGACGCCTTCGTTATCGTGCTAGTGACGACCGTGACTGTCTTTACCGATCTTGCCTTTGCGGTATTTGTCGGTGTTGTCGTCTCAGCGTTGGTATTTGCTTGGCAACACGCTAAACACATCAGTGTCAATGTGAGCCAAAATGCCCAGGGGTGGAAAGTGTACGAACTCAATGGGCCGCTATTCTTTGGTTCAATTGCCAACTTTTTAGAGTTATTCGATGCATCCCAAGATCCCCAGGACGTAGTTATTGATTTCAAAAACTCCCGTGTAGCCGACCACTCGGCCCTTGAGGCAATAGATACACTGGCCGAACGCTATGTTAATGCAGGTAAAAAATTGCACTTAATCCATTTGAGTGCCGACTGTAAAGCGCTACTGAGAAAAGCGGGTGATCTGGTCGAGGTCAATCTGCTTGATGATCCACACTATAAAGTCGCCGATGACAAACTCGATTCATAA
- the rne gene encoding ribonuclease E — protein sequence MKRMLINATQSEELRVALVDGQQLYDLDIESPGHEQKKSNIYKGKITRVEPSLEAAFVDYGADRHGFLPLKEIAREYFPKGYSFQGRPNIKEVVSEGQEVIVQIDKEERGNKGAALTTFISLAGSYLVLMPNNPRAGGISRRIEGDERTELKEAMADLEVPAGMGLIVRTAGVGKESAELKWDLKVLQHHWAAITEAAQTKGAPFLIHQESNVIVRAIRDYLRRDVGEILIDHPRIFEEAKQHIALVRPDFVERVKLYEAEVPLFTHFQIESQIESAFQREVRLPSGGSIVIDPTEALTSIDINSARATKGGDIEETALNTNLEAADEIARQLRLRDLGGLVVIDFIDMTPVRHQREVENRLRDAVHHDRARVQLGRISRFGLMEMSRQRLRPSLEESAAHICPRCHGQGTIRSTESLALSILRLMEEEAIKENTSQIEAIVPVDVAAFLLNEKRKAIRITEQRHDVEVYVIPDAHMMTPDYRVIRHRSDDEISESSYKRIEHPEAKLYEPRKLERTAAPEPALKGFAAPQKVEQAPSPTVKVEAPQPGFFSKLVSAISAMFAPSEKAEPVKVVETKTTDTSAANANRRNRRNDTRRPRNAQDADKAKEGTREPRSRNPKKPTDVAASTQERPVREKDEAAKRPAKAEPKPRVQAAKDVVADIEADDAPKQEVARERRQRRNMRRKVRIDNGSNTPDSSLQEEALLAEVAAVNAAVAAEIAEEVPAEAKAPRARRQPRKETAQVKEVSDIAAELTETEANETIDDTVNAPLVSADGAETGSADQIKADVAEMTVDSQATETDADNIDAEERAKRESRDGQRRSRRSPRHLRAAGQRRRRDEDEQGTSAPAQFIPNDELGVDQEYPSEVISTSVAASTPVTNTEVVVTQAPVEQAEVEMVNLAAPVEAVTTAAKETVAVVETEVAIAPEVAVPSIKAQVIEQAEATAVTNPQPEAKADTHDAVIVEVTPQAAEVNIEPAVENLVVVKETAKDSAKAVASAPMAKPAAMTKPQAKVQVVSTTVNPQVTDAVTSKPKAASRFGAMVSSDMTKPVVEVRAQVEVPKGREYDSNTTDEASAPKVKLANSAESDMARPSA from the coding sequence ATGAAACGTATGTTAATCAATGCAACTCAATCAGAAGAGTTGCGTGTTGCCCTTGTTGATGGGCAACAACTGTATGATCTAGATATTGAAAGTCCAGGTCATGAGCAAAAAAAATCCAATATTTACAAAGGTAAAATTACCCGCGTAGAACCCTCTTTAGAAGCCGCTTTCGTTGACTACGGTGCCGATCGCCATGGCTTTTTGCCACTAAAAGAAATCGCCAGAGAATATTTCCCTAAGGGATATTCATTCCAAGGTCGCCCTAATATCAAAGAAGTGGTCAGTGAAGGACAGGAAGTTATTGTCCAAATTGACAAGGAAGAGCGCGGCAATAAAGGCGCGGCATTAACGACGTTTATCAGTCTAGCGGGTTCTTACTTAGTGTTAATGCCAAACAACCCACGTGCAGGCGGAATATCCCGTCGTATCGAAGGTGATGAGCGCACTGAGTTAAAAGAAGCGATGGCCGATTTAGAAGTGCCAGCAGGCATGGGGCTTATCGTTCGTACTGCGGGTGTTGGCAAAGAATCAGCCGAGTTAAAGTGGGACTTAAAAGTTCTGCAACACCACTGGGCCGCAATCACTGAAGCGGCACAAACTAAGGGCGCGCCTTTCTTAATTCACCAAGAAAGTAACGTGATCGTACGCGCTATTCGTGACTATTTACGCCGTGACGTGGGCGAAATCCTCATCGATCATCCCCGTATTTTTGAAGAAGCTAAGCAACATATCGCCTTAGTTCGCCCAGATTTCGTTGAGCGTGTAAAACTGTACGAAGCCGAAGTACCGTTATTTACTCACTTCCAAATCGAATCACAAATCGAATCTGCCTTCCAACGTGAAGTACGTCTGCCATCTGGCGGTTCGATTGTTATCGACCCAACAGAAGCCTTAACCTCAATCGATATCAACTCTGCCCGCGCCACTAAAGGCGGCGATATCGAAGAGACAGCACTTAATACTAACCTCGAAGCCGCCGATGAAATTGCCCGTCAATTACGCCTACGTGACTTAGGTGGCTTAGTGGTTATCGACTTTATCGATATGACGCCTGTGCGCCATCAGCGTGAAGTGGAAAACCGTTTACGTGATGCAGTGCACCACGACCGCGCTCGCGTGCAGTTAGGTCGCATCTCGCGTTTCGGTTTAATGGAAATGTCTCGCCAGCGCCTGCGCCCCTCTTTAGAAGAATCAGCGGCGCATATCTGCCCTCGCTGTCATGGCCAAGGCACGATTCGCAGTACCGAGTCTTTAGCACTATCGATTTTACGTTTGATGGAAGAAGAAGCCATCAAAGAAAACACCTCTCAAATCGAAGCCATTGTGCCTGTGGATGTAGCGGCTTTCTTGTTAAACGAGAAACGCAAGGCCATTCGCATTACAGAACAGCGCCACGATGTTGAAGTGTATGTGATCCCCGATGCGCACATGATGACGCCAGATTACCGCGTGATCCGTCACCGCAGTGACGATGAAATCAGCGAATCTAGCTACAAACGTATTGAGCATCCTGAAGCCAAACTGTACGAGCCGCGCAAACTGGAACGTACCGCAGCACCAGAGCCAGCATTAAAAGGTTTTGCTGCACCACAAAAAGTGGAGCAAGCGCCATCACCAACGGTGAAAGTTGAAGCGCCACAACCAGGCTTCTTCAGCAAACTTGTGAGTGCGATCAGTGCCATGTTTGCACCAAGCGAAAAAGCAGAACCCGTAAAAGTTGTTGAAACTAAAACAACTGATACTAGTGCAGCTAACGCTAACCGCCGTAACCGTCGTAATGACACTCGCCGCCCACGCAATGCCCAAGATGCCGACAAAGCAAAAGAAGGCACTCGTGAGCCGCGTAGCCGCAATCCAAAAAAACCGACTGATGTAGCAGCCAGCACACAAGAACGTCCTGTACGCGAAAAAGATGAAGCGGCTAAACGTCCAGCTAAAGCCGAACCTAAGCCACGTGTACAAGCGGCAAAAGATGTGGTTGCCGACATTGAAGCAGATGATGCCCCTAAGCAAGAAGTCGCCCGTGAACGTCGCCAACGTCGTAATATGCGCCGCAAAGTGCGTATCGACAATGGTAGCAACACGCCAGATAGCAGCCTTCAAGAAGAAGCCCTGTTAGCTGAAGTCGCGGCGGTTAATGCCGCTGTGGCAGCTGAAATCGCGGAGGAAGTGCCAGCAGAAGCCAAAGCTCCCCGTGCACGTCGTCAGCCACGTAAAGAAACGGCCCAGGTGAAGGAAGTATCCGACATCGCCGCCGAACTTACCGAAACTGAAGCTAATGAAACCATCGATGACACAGTTAACGCGCCCTTAGTCTCAGCTGACGGTGCTGAAACTGGCAGTGCTGATCAAATCAAAGCCGATGTTGCCGAGATGACTGTTGATTCACAAGCAACTGAAACAGATGCGGATAATATCGACGCAGAAGAAAGAGCCAAACGTGAATCCCGCGATGGACAGCGCCGTAGTCGCCGTAGTCCACGTCATCTACGCGCTGCTGGTCAACGTCGCCGCCGCGATGAAGATGAGCAAGGTACTTCTGCACCAGCCCAATTCATTCCTAACGATGAATTAGGTGTTGATCAAGAGTACCCAAGCGAAGTGATAAGCACCTCCGTGGCAGCATCAACTCCAGTAACAAATACCGAAGTCGTTGTAACGCAGGCGCCAGTTGAACAAGCTGAAGTAGAGATGGTTAACCTTGCCGCGCCAGTGGAAGCCGTAACAACCGCAGCAAAAGAAACCGTTGCCGTTGTTGAAACCGAGGTTGCAATAGCACCAGAGGTTGCCGTGCCAAGCATCAAAGCTCAGGTAATAGAACAAGCAGAAGCGACAGCGGTAACAAATCCGCAGCCAGAAGCAAAAGCCGATACTCACGACGCGGTTATAGTTGAAGTAACGCCCCAAGCGGCTGAGGTCAACATAGAACCCGCAGTAGAAAACCTTGTTGTGGTAAAAGAAACCGCAAAAGACTCTGCCAAAGCTGTCGCATCGGCTCCGATGGCAAAACCTGCCGCAATGACTAAACCACAGGCGAAAGTTCAAGTGGTTTCGACGACGGTTAATCCGCAAGTGACGGATGCAGTGACAAGCAAGCCTAAAGCTGCGAGTCGCTTTGGAGCTATGGTATCGTCGGATATGACTAAGCCTGTGGTTGAAGTAAGAGCCCAAGTCGAAGTGCCTAAGGGACGTGAATACGACTCGAATACAACCGACGAAGCCTCGGCACCTAAGGTAAAACTGGCTAACAGCGCAGAATCGGATATGGCGCGCCCATCAGCGTAA
- the rluC gene encoding 23S rRNA pseudouridine(955/2504/2580) synthase RluC, producing the protein MNTVSTPQQQVQLITIDEDHFEQRIDNFLMTALKGVPKSMIYRIVRKGEVRVNKKRIKPEYKLQIGDIVRIPPVRVAEPDNRTAPSANLSKVSQLEDRILHEDNHLIVLNKPAGIAVHGGSGVDYGVIEALRSLRPQQKFLELVHRLDKDTSGVLLVAKKRSALKHMHDQLRYKKMQKDYLALVKGEWSAQDKVVKQPLLKITLKSGERIVRVNAEGKPSETRFKIMQRYQGCTLVQASPVTGRTHQIRVHCQYAGHPIACDDKYSEQGFDDSMRALGLERLFLHAAELMFIHPENDEVMRVSAPLDDNLTLVLSRLKRV; encoded by the coding sequence ATGAATACAGTATCCACTCCACAGCAACAGGTTCAATTGATCACTATCGATGAAGATCATTTCGAACAGCGAATCGACAACTTTTTAATGACGGCTCTTAAGGGCGTGCCTAAGAGCATGATCTACCGCATCGTCCGCAAGGGCGAGGTACGGGTGAATAAGAAACGCATTAAACCCGAGTACAAGTTGCAGATTGGCGACATAGTACGTATTCCGCCTGTTCGCGTGGCAGAGCCGGATAACCGTACTGCACCATCGGCGAACTTAAGTAAAGTCTCGCAACTCGAAGATCGTATTTTGCATGAAGACAATCATTTGATCGTGCTGAATAAACCTGCTGGCATTGCCGTGCATGGTGGTAGTGGAGTCGATTACGGTGTGATTGAAGCATTGCGTTCACTGCGTCCTCAACAAAAGTTTTTAGAGCTAGTACATCGTCTCGATAAAGATACTTCGGGCGTGTTGTTGGTGGCGAAAAAGCGTAGCGCGCTTAAACATATGCACGATCAACTGCGCTATAAAAAGATGCAAAAGGACTACTTAGCCTTAGTGAAAGGGGAGTGGTCAGCACAGGATAAAGTCGTCAAACAACCTCTACTGAAGATCACGCTAAAATCCGGTGAACGCATTGTGCGTGTGAACGCTGAAGGTAAGCCTTCTGAAACGCGCTTTAAGATTATGCAGCGCTATCAAGGCTGTACCTTAGTTCAAGCCAGTCCAGTGACGGGCCGAACCCACCAAATTCGGGTGCACTGTCAATATGCAGGTCATCCCATTGCCTGTGATGATAAATACAGCGAGCAAGGATTTGATGACAGCATGCGTGCACTCGGCCTTGAGCGTTTATTCTTGCATGCGGCTGAATTGATGTTCATTCATCCAGAAAATGATGAAGTGATGCGGGTTTCTGCGCCCTTAGATGACAATTTAACACTGGTTTTGAGTCGGCTTAAACGCGTCTAA
- a CDS encoding HAD-IA family hydrolase: MRVQSNRFDARKYDLVIFDWDGTLMDSIGKIIVCIENMARALTLPIPTESDIRDIIGLSMTEALRVLFPLGLNSSVSSAYSQHSHSKNEFSQGEDDEYQRMRAEFKTQYLHLDTTPTPLFAQAPILIDDLHKQGYQLAVATGKARAGLERVFEQTGLGRYFIASRCADEVHSKPHPEMISSLLKELNIAPNRALMVGDSLLDLTMAANAGIDSVGVTYGAHSAEKLLRAKPIALIDSPAQLLRYL; the protein is encoded by the coding sequence ATGAGAGTGCAATCTAATCGGTTTGATGCCAGAAAATATGATTTAGTGATTTTCGATTGGGATGGCACTCTGATGGATTCCATAGGTAAAATCATCGTTTGTATTGAAAATATGGCGAGGGCGCTCACTTTACCTATCCCAACCGAAAGTGATATTCGCGATATCATCGGCCTTTCTATGACAGAAGCGCTGCGAGTCCTGTTTCCACTGGGACTCAATTCCAGCGTTTCTTCTGCATACTCTCAGCATTCGCACTCTAAAAATGAATTTAGCCAAGGCGAAGATGATGAGTATCAGCGGATGCGCGCCGAATTTAAAACACAGTATTTGCATTTAGACACCACGCCAACGCCGCTCTTTGCACAAGCGCCCATTTTAATCGATGACTTGCATAAGCAAGGCTACCAATTAGCCGTTGCAACCGGTAAGGCCCGCGCGGGACTTGAGCGCGTCTTTGAGCAAACGGGCTTAGGTCGATACTTTATTGCATCACGCTGCGCCGATGAAGTGCACAGCAAACCCCATCCTGAGATGATCTCAAGCTTACTGAAAGAATTGAATATTGCCCCTAACCGAGCCTTGATGGTGGGCGATTCGTTGCTGGATTTGACCATGGCGGCCAATGCCGGAATTGATAGCGTTGGCGTGACCTATGGCGCCCACAGTGCCGAAAAATTGCTGCGGGCAAAACCTATCGCCTTGATTGACTCACCAGCGCAATTACTGCGATACCTCTAA
- a CDS encoding Maf family protein, whose amino-acid sequence MPPHLVLASTSVYRQALLQKLGLAFECCNPNIDETPKVDESAQALVLRLAQAKALAGGESFPDSLIIGSDQVAVIDGRIIGKPHHFDNAVAQLTQASGKAITFYTGLALYNAATGAMTAEVEPFTVHFRHLSHAQIVAYVEKEEPYYCAGSFKSEGLGIALFTELKGRDPNTLVGLPLILLTEMLLAQGIDVLA is encoded by the coding sequence ATGCCTCCCCATTTAGTGTTAGCGTCAACCTCTGTGTATCGACAAGCATTACTGCAAAAACTGGGTTTAGCCTTTGAATGCTGTAATCCCAATATTGATGAAACGCCAAAGGTGGACGAGTCTGCGCAGGCCCTAGTACTCCGGCTCGCACAAGCCAAAGCCCTTGCAGGGGGAGAATCTTTCCCTGATAGCCTGATCATAGGCTCAGATCAGGTCGCCGTGATAGATGGCAGGATTATCGGTAAACCCCATCATTTTGATAATGCCGTTGCCCAGCTCACCCAAGCCTCTGGCAAGGCCATCACCTTTTATACGGGTCTTGCACTCTATAATGCCGCAACGGGTGCGATGACCGCCGAGGTTGAACCCTTCACGGTTCATTTCAGGCACCTTAGCCATGCACAGATTGTCGCCTATGTCGAAAAGGAAGAGCCCTACTACTGCGCGGGCAGTTTTAAGAGTGAAGGTCTAGGCATTGCGTTATTTACAGAGCTTAAAGGTCGTGATCCCAATACCTTAGTCGGCTTGCCACTGATATTACTGACGGAAATGCTATTAGCCCAAGGGATAGACGTTCTCGCTTAA
- the yceD gene encoding 23S rRNA accumulation protein YceD: protein MQTVKIPVSIDPFRAASSRMTYQGVVPGVQLKRLNELCAGDCSDVAVSLECGVDLQGIVYLKGKAVTELTLICQRCMTLFTTEVTVEFCFGPCRTKAEIDELPDAYDPIECNEIGEVRLHQLIEDELIVAMPIIPMHEEIDCNMGSKDIVVGEIEPAQEERPNPFAVLEKLKSK, encoded by the coding sequence ATGCAAACAGTAAAGATACCGGTTTCAATTGATCCATTTCGTGCCGCCTCGAGTCGCATGACTTATCAGGGCGTAGTTCCTGGTGTGCAGCTGAAAAGATTAAATGAGTTATGTGCCGGCGACTGTTCCGATGTGGCAGTGTCGCTTGAATGTGGTGTGGATTTACAGGGGATAGTCTACCTGAAAGGGAAGGCTGTGACGGAGCTCACTCTGATATGTCAACGCTGCATGACGCTATTTACCACTGAGGTTACGGTCGAGTTTTGCTTCGGTCCATGCCGGACTAAGGCAGAAATCGATGAGCTCCCGGATGCGTATGACCCAATTGAGTGCAATGAAATTGGCGAAGTACGTCTGCATCAATTGATCGAAGATGAATTGATAGTCGCTATGCCGATAATTCCTATGCATGAAGAAATTGATTGTAATATGGGATCTAAAGACATAGTTGTAGGCGAGATCGAACCCGCTCAAGAGGAGCGTCCAAATCCGTTTGCAGTGTTAGAAAAACTGAAGAGCAAGTAA
- the rpmF gene encoding 50S ribosomal protein L32, translating to MAVQQNKKSRSKRGMRRSHDALSTAQLSVDATSGEIHMRHNVTADGFYRGKKVINK from the coding sequence ATGGCTGTACAACAGAACAAAAAATCTCGTTCAAAGCGCGGTATGCGCCGTTCACATGACGCACTGAGCACTGCTCAGCTGTCTGTAGACGCTACCAGCGGTGAAATCCATATGCGTCACAATGTGACTGCAGATGGCTTCTATCGCGGTAAAAAGGTAATCAACAAGTAA
- the plsX gene encoding phosphate acyltransferase PlsX: MTSLTLALDAMGGDHGPHVTVPAALRALKLHSFLKIILVGDKTEIDVYLRQAEPLLLSRIDVIHTDEVVSMTDRPVHALRTRKNSSMRLAIELVRDERAAACVSAGNTGALMAMAKVLLKTLPGVDRPALVSCLPSVTQKPVYLLDLGANISCDSETLFQFAVMGSVLCEAVDKKSRPKVALLNVGTEEIKGNDQVQQAAQILQNTDQINYTGFIEGDEIYSGNVDVIVCDGFVGNITLKTSEGIAKLLVHQLKRGLTQGLFVRFLAKLIAPRIQAVLSQMNPDHYNGASLIGLRGIVVKSHGNADETAYLQAISLAVTEAQRRLPEMIRDRLESILLDINN, from the coding sequence ATGACGAGTCTGACGCTTGCGTTAGATGCGATGGGTGGCGATCATGGCCCCCACGTCACAGTGCCTGCAGCCTTGCGGGCACTAAAATTACACTCTTTTCTTAAAATCATTTTAGTCGGTGATAAGACTGAAATTGATGTCTATTTGCGCCAAGCTGAACCTTTACTACTTTCCCGTATAGACGTTATCCATACCGATGAAGTCGTCAGTATGACGGATAGACCCGTGCATGCTTTACGTACTCGCAAGAATAGTTCCATGCGCTTAGCCATTGAATTAGTGAGGGATGAGCGTGCGGCCGCGTGTGTCAGTGCCGGCAATACGGGCGCGCTGATGGCCATGGCAAAGGTATTATTAAAAACCTTGCCAGGAGTGGATAGGCCTGCGCTTGTCAGTTGCTTACCTTCAGTCACTCAAAAGCCCGTCTATTTGCTGGACTTAGGTGCGAATATTTCCTGTGATTCTGAGACCTTATTCCAATTTGCCGTAATGGGCTCAGTACTCTGTGAAGCGGTGGATAAGAAATCTCGCCCAAAAGTGGCTTTACTCAATGTCGGTACAGAGGAGATTAAGGGTAACGATCAAGTTCAGCAAGCCGCGCAGATCCTGCAAAATACCGATCAGATCAATTACACAGGTTTTATCGAAGGTGATGAAATCTATTCCGGTAACGTGGATGTCATAGTTTGTGATGGTTTTGTGGGTAACATCACGCTTAAAACCTCTGAAGGCATTGCCAAGTTATTGGTACATCAGTTAAAACGGGGACTAACCCAAGGTTTATTCGTGCGTTTTTTGGCAAAACTTATCGCCCCTCGTATTCAGGCGGTCCTCAGTCAGATGAACCCCGACCACTATAACGGAGCAAGTCTGATAGGATTGCGCGGAATAGTTGTAAAAAGCCATGGAAATGCGGATGAAACTGCCTATTTACAAGCAATTAGTTTGGCAGTAACTGAAGCTCAACGTCGACTCCCTGAAATGATAAGAGATCGTTTAGAGTCGATTCTTTTAGATATAAATAACTGA
- a CDS encoding beta-ketoacyl-ACP synthase III has product MHTKILGTGSYLPVQVRSNQDLEKMVETTDQWIVERTGISERRIAAFDETVSTMGYQAALKALEMAGIDASDLDMIICGTTSAANAFPAAACEIQAMLGVHTIPAFDIAAACSGFVYALSVADQFVKTGAAKKVLVIGADVLSRLCEPEDRTTIILFGDGAGAAVIGASDEPGIISTHIYADGRQGDLLKCAFPPRQGETSEAVGFMTMKGNDVFKVAVTQLSHVVTETLRINNIDKSEIDWLVPHQANFRIINATAKKLDMSLDKVVLTLAKHGNTSAASVPIALDEAVRDGRIQRGQLLLLEAFGAGFAWGSALVRF; this is encoded by the coding sequence ATGCATACAAAAATTCTCGGAACTGGTAGTTATCTACCGGTGCAGGTGCGTAGCAATCAAGATTTGGAAAAAATGGTGGAAACCACTGACCAATGGATTGTTGAACGTACGGGTATCTCTGAGCGTCGCATTGCGGCCTTCGATGAAACCGTTTCTACTATGGGCTATCAAGCGGCATTAAAAGCGCTGGAGATGGCTGGCATTGATGCATCAGATTTAGACATGATCATTTGTGGCACCACCAGTGCGGCAAATGCTTTTCCGGCCGCAGCCTGTGAAATCCAAGCCATGCTTGGGGTTCATACTATTCCGGCCTTCGATATTGCGGCCGCATGTTCAGGCTTTGTATATGCACTTTCAGTCGCCGATCAATTTGTTAAAACTGGTGCTGCAAAAAAAGTGCTAGTGATTGGTGCGGATGTGCTGTCTCGCCTATGTGAGCCAGAGGACCGAACGACTATTATTCTGTTTGGTGATGGTGCCGGCGCTGCCGTTATCGGTGCATCCGACGAACCCGGAATTATTTCTACTCACATTTATGCCGATGGTCGTCAGGGCGACTTATTGAAATGTGCTTTCCCGCCGCGTCAAGGCGAAACCTCTGAAGCGGTCGGCTTTATGACCATGAAGGGTAACGATGTCTTTAAAGTGGCGGTGACTCAATTATCCCATGTCGTGACCGAAACACTGCGGATAAATAATATCGACAAGTCAGAAATCGACTGGTTAGTCCCACATCAAGCAAACTTTCGCATTATTAACGCTACCGCGAAAAAGCTCGATATGAGTTTAGATAAAGTGGTATTAACTCTCGCGAAACACGGCAATACCTCCGCGGCTTCTGTGCCTATTGCACTCGATGAGGCCGTGCGTGATGGCCGTATTCAGCGTGGACAATTATTGTTGCTCGAAGCTTTTGGTGCCGGGTTTGCGTGGGGTAGCGCGTTAGTGCGTTTCTAA
- the fabD gene encoding ACP S-malonyltransferase: MENIAFVFPGQGSQALGMLAELAESHAIVGQTFAEASEVLGYDLWALVQEGPVETLNETDKTQPALLAASVAIWRAFVASGKAMPAMLAGHSLGEYSALVCAGVMDFKDAIKLVELRGQLMQQAVPAGTGAMYAIIGLDNEGIANACAEAAQGEVVSPVNFNSPGQVVIAGQKDAVERAAAACKAAGAKMAVALPVSVPSHCALMKPAADKLAVALNDVAFYAPKITVINNVDVASPTSVDEIKDALVRQLYCPVRWSETVELMAEKGITQLVECGPGKVLTGLTKRINKSLSAQAVNDVASFAALTE, from the coding sequence ATGGAAAATATTGCTTTTGTATTTCCGGGCCAAGGTTCACAAGCTTTAGGCATGTTAGCCGAACTTGCCGAGTCACACGCCATCGTTGGGCAAACCTTTGCCGAGGCGAGTGAAGTATTAGGTTATGATCTGTGGGCATTAGTGCAAGAAGGTCCCGTTGAAACCTTAAATGAAACCGATAAAACCCAGCCAGCACTTTTGGCCGCAAGTGTTGCCATTTGGCGTGCTTTTGTGGCATCGGGTAAAGCCATGCCAGCTATGCTTGCAGGGCACAGTTTAGGTGAGTATTCGGCTTTAGTGTGCGCCGGAGTTATGGATTTTAAAGACGCGATCAAACTAGTTGAGTTACGCGGCCAACTGATGCAACAAGCGGTTCCTGCTGGAACGGGGGCTATGTATGCCATTATTGGTTTAGATAATGAGGGTATCGCTAATGCCTGCGCCGAAGCGGCACAAGGTGAAGTTGTAAGCCCAGTTAACTTTAACAGCCCTGGCCAAGTGGTGATCGCAGGTCAAAAAGATGCCGTTGAACGTGCCGCGGCAGCGTGTAAAGCGGCTGGCGCGAAAATGGCGGTGGCTTTACCTGTCAGCGTGCCATCCCACTGCGCATTGATGAAGCCTGCCGCAGATAAACTTGCGGTTGCGTTGAACGATGTGGCGTTTTATGCACCTAAAATCACTGTGATTAATAATGTCGATGTGGCTTCACCAACGTCAGTCGATGAGATTAAAGATGCATTAGTACGTCAGTTGTATTGTCCAGTCCGTTGGAGTGAAACCGTTGAACTGATGGCCGAGAAAGGCATTACGCAACTGGTGGAGTGTGGTCCTGGTAAAGTATTGACGGGACTTACAAAACGAATTAATAAATCACTTTCTGCCCAAGCGGTTAATGATGTCGCTTCATTTGCAGCATTAACTGAGTAA